A genome region from Oncorhynchus gorbuscha isolate QuinsamMale2020 ecotype Even-year linkage group LG26, OgorEven_v1.0, whole genome shotgun sequence includes the following:
- the LOC124016294 gene encoding keratin, type I cytoskeletal 13-like, which yields MSYYSYKSSSGGGGPMNFSGGSNIMSSRVGYVSSAPKAFSVYGGGSGGGTRISSSSVRSVSSGYGGGAGFGGGYGSGGGGYGSGGGGGFNLSSALDGGAIHLNEKATMQNLNDRLSTYLDKVRSLEEANSKLEIQIREYYEKKGPAAERDYSKYWAIINDLKDKINGATCNNANILLQIDNSKLAADDFQTKFEHELMMRQSVEADIANLRRLLDQTTLTKSDLEMQIEGLQDELAYLKKNHIEELAAMRAQLTGTVNVEVDAAPQQDMARMMEEIRTQYEGIIDKHRRDQEAWFTDKSANLSKEVATSTEIIQTTKTEINDLRRTMQGLEIELQSQLSMKAAMENTLRETDGRYSAMLSGYQNQIDMLEQELNRVRQSIETQGHDYKMLLDIKSRLEQEIATYRGLLEGEESRTVGSGGSKTTVTTTTVRSSS from the exons ATGTCTTACTACTCATACAAGAGCTCCAGCGGCGGCGGCGGCCCCATGAACTTCTCCGGGGGCTCCAACATCATGTCAAGCCGGGTGGGTTACGTGTCCAGCGCCCCCAAGGCCTTCAGCGTGTACGGAGGTGGTTCTGGCGGTGGCACTCGCATCTCCTCTTCCTCCGTCCGCTCAGTCTCCTCTGGGTACGGCGGCGGGGCCGGCTTCGGTGGCGGCTATGGATCCGGTGGTGGCGGCTATGGATCCGGCGGCGGCGGTGGCTTCAACCTGTCCAGCGCCCTGGACGGCGGCGCCATCCACCTGAACGAGAAGGCCACCATGCAGAACCTGAACGACCGCCTGTCCACCTACCTGGATAAGGTGCGCTCCCTGGAGGAGGCCAACTCCAAGTTGGAGATTCAGATCAGAGAGTATTATGAGAAGAAGGGCCCTGCCGCCGAGAGGGACTACAGCAAATACTGGGCCATCATCAACGACCTGAAGGACAAG atCAACGGTGCCACATGCAACAACGCCAACATCCTGCTGCAGATTGACAACTCTAAACTGGCTGCTGATGACTTCCAGACCAA GTTCGAGCATGAGCTGATGATGCGCCAGTCGGTGGAGGCTGACATCGCCAACCTGCGCCGCCTGCTGGACCAGACCACTCTGACCAAGTCCGACCTGGAGATGCAGATCGAGGGTCTGCAGGATGAGCTGGCCTACCTCAAGAAGAACCACATAGAG GAGCTGGCAGCCATGCGTGCTCAACTCACTGGCACAGTGAACGTGGAGGTGGACGCAGCACCCCAGCAGGACATGGCCAGGATGATGGAGGAGATCCGCACCCAGTACGAGGGCATCATCGACAAACACCGCCGTGACCAGGAGGCATGGTTCACAGACAAG TCAGCCAACCTGTCCAAGGAGGTGGCCACCAGCACCGAGATCATCCAGACCACCAAAACGGAGATCAACGACCTGAGACGCACCATGCAGGGCCTGGAGATCGAGCTGCAGTCACAGCTCAGCATG AAAGCAGCTATGGAGaacacactgagagagacagatggcCGCTACAGCGCCATGCTCTCGGGCTACCAGAACCAGATCGACATGCTGGAACAGGAGCTAAACAGGGTGCGCCAGAGCATCGAGACGCAGGGCCACGATTACAAGATGCTGCTGGACATCAAGTCCCGTCTGGAGCAGGAGATCGCCACCTACAGGGGACTCCTGGAAGGGGAGGAGTCCAG AACTGTTGGCTCAG GGGGATCGAAAACCACGGTCACAACCACAACAGTGCGCTCTTCCAGCTAG